In Electrophorus electricus isolate fEleEle1 chromosome 6, fEleEle1.pri, whole genome shotgun sequence, a single genomic region encodes these proteins:
- the ecscr gene encoding endothelial cell-specific chemotaxis regulator isoform X2, with protein sequence MELLFPVLVFCVCLSFISAVKATPPVLTPQQETRITSNTSVTEAPAALSVTPAQHRGTISISGDLNITTPASFSANNSGYDTELSESLVTKEITNRSSPEDATQDTPTNLQSNSLTMLAFGVMSFILVLIVVMVILVTTVNLKGRCHNTKEEGVKGSMMLESNIPSTREKENITLVSVRSINTDTDTDSPQISSVHSTILDNEEQDLSRDLLGVRTGQ encoded by the exons ATGGAACTCTTATTTCCTGTgcttgtcttctgtgtgtgtctttccttTATCTCAGCAG TGAAAGCAACTCCACCAGTTTTAACACCTCAGCAAGAAACAAGAATCACCAGCAACACCTCAGTGACTGAGGCCCCTGCAGCACTAAGCGTAactccagcacagcacagag GCACTATAAGCATTTCAGGAGACCTTAATATAACCACTCCTGCCAGCTTTTCAG cTAATAATTCAG GTTATGATACTGAACTTTCTGAAAGCCTCGTAACTAAAGAGATCACAAACAGAAGCTCACCAGAGGATGCTACACAAGACACACCCACAAATTTGCAAAGCAACAGTCTCACAATGTTAGCCTTTG GTGTGATGAGTTTCATTCTTGTTTTGATCGTTGTTATGGTAATCTTAGTAACAACTGTTAATCTCAAAGGACGGTGTCATAACACAAAGGAGGAGG GTGTTAAAGGCTCTATGATGTTGGAAAG CAATATACCCAGCACtagggagaaagaaaacatcacaTTGGTCTCTGTGCGGtcaataaacacagacactg ACACAGATTCACCACAGATATCATCTGTCCACAGTACAATACTCGACAATGAAGAACAAGACCTCAGCAGAGATCTCCTCGGTGTCAGAACAGGACAATAA
- the ecscr gene encoding endothelial cell-specific chemotaxis regulator isoform X1, translating into MELLFPVLVFCVCLSFISAVKATPPVLTPQQETRITSNTSVTEAPAALSVTPAQHRGTISISGDLNITTPASFSGKTKSVSLASTTYSSHMNENSNMELSKTPSSSSSSSSSSVANNSGYDTELSESLVTKEITNRSSPEDATQDTPTNLQSNSLTMLAFGVMSFILVLIVVMVILVTTVNLKGRCHNTKEEGVKGSMMLESNIPSTREKENITLVSVRSINTDTDTDSPQISSVHSTILDNEEQDLSRDLLGVRTGQ; encoded by the exons ATGGAACTCTTATTTCCTGTgcttgtcttctgtgtgtgtctttccttTATCTCAGCAG TGAAAGCAACTCCACCAGTTTTAACACCTCAGCAAGAAACAAGAATCACCAGCAACACCTCAGTGACTGAGGCCCCTGCAGCACTAAGCGTAactccagcacagcacagag GCACTATAAGCATTTCAGGAGACCTTAATATAACCACTCCTGCCAGCTTTTCAG GAAAAACCAAGTCAGTTAGTCTAGCATCAACTACATATTCATCGCACATGAATGAAAACTCTAATATGGAATTGAGCAAaactccctcctcctcctcctcctcctcctcctcctctgtagcTAATAATTCAG GTTATGATACTGAACTTTCTGAAAGCCTCGTAACTAAAGAGATCACAAACAGAAGCTCACCAGAGGATGCTACACAAGACACACCCACAAATTTGCAAAGCAACAGTCTCACAATGTTAGCCTTTG GTGTGATGAGTTTCATTCTTGTTTTGATCGTTGTTATGGTAATCTTAGTAACAACTGTTAATCTCAAAGGACGGTGTCATAACACAAAGGAGGAGG GTGTTAAAGGCTCTATGATGTTGGAAAG CAATATACCCAGCACtagggagaaagaaaacatcacaTTGGTCTCTGTGCGGtcaataaacacagacactg ACACAGATTCACCACAGATATCATCTGTCCACAGTACAATACTCGACAATGAAGAACAAGACCTCAGCAGAGATCTCCTCGGTGTCAGAACAGGACAATAA
- the ecscr gene encoding endothelial cell-specific chemotaxis regulator isoform X3, translated as MELLFPVLVFCVCLSFISAVKATPPVLTPQQETRITSNTSVTEAPAALSVTPAQHRGTISISGDLNITTPASFSGYDTELSESLVTKEITNRSSPEDATQDTPTNLQSNSLTMLAFGVMSFILVLIVVMVILVTTVNLKGRCHNTKEEGVKGSMMLESNIPSTREKENITLVSVRSINTDTDTDSPQISSVHSTILDNEEQDLSRDLLGVRTGQ; from the exons ATGGAACTCTTATTTCCTGTgcttgtcttctgtgtgtgtctttccttTATCTCAGCAG TGAAAGCAACTCCACCAGTTTTAACACCTCAGCAAGAAACAAGAATCACCAGCAACACCTCAGTGACTGAGGCCCCTGCAGCACTAAGCGTAactccagcacagcacagag GCACTATAAGCATTTCAGGAGACCTTAATATAACCACTCCTGCCAGCTTTTCAG GTTATGATACTGAACTTTCTGAAAGCCTCGTAACTAAAGAGATCACAAACAGAAGCTCACCAGAGGATGCTACACAAGACACACCCACAAATTTGCAAAGCAACAGTCTCACAATGTTAGCCTTTG GTGTGATGAGTTTCATTCTTGTTTTGATCGTTGTTATGGTAATCTTAGTAACAACTGTTAATCTCAAAGGACGGTGTCATAACACAAAGGAGGAGG GTGTTAAAGGCTCTATGATGTTGGAAAG CAATATACCCAGCACtagggagaaagaaaacatcacaTTGGTCTCTGTGCGGtcaataaacacagacactg ACACAGATTCACCACAGATATCATCTGTCCACAGTACAATACTCGACAATGAAGAACAAGACCTCAGCAGAGATCTCCTCGGTGTCAGAACAGGACAATAA
- the ecscr gene encoding endothelial cell-specific chemotaxis regulator isoform X4 has protein sequence MELLFPVLVFCVCLSFISAVKATPPVLTPQQETRITSNTSVTEAPAALSVTPAQHRANNSGYDTELSESLVTKEITNRSSPEDATQDTPTNLQSNSLTMLAFGVMSFILVLIVVMVILVTTVNLKGRCHNTKEEGVKGSMMLESNIPSTREKENITLVSVRSINTDTDTDSPQISSVHSTILDNEEQDLSRDLLGVRTGQ, from the exons ATGGAACTCTTATTTCCTGTgcttgtcttctgtgtgtgtctttccttTATCTCAGCAG TGAAAGCAACTCCACCAGTTTTAACACCTCAGCAAGAAACAAGAATCACCAGCAACACCTCAGTGACTGAGGCCCCTGCAGCACTAAGCGTAactccagcacagcacagag cTAATAATTCAG GTTATGATACTGAACTTTCTGAAAGCCTCGTAACTAAAGAGATCACAAACAGAAGCTCACCAGAGGATGCTACACAAGACACACCCACAAATTTGCAAAGCAACAGTCTCACAATGTTAGCCTTTG GTGTGATGAGTTTCATTCTTGTTTTGATCGTTGTTATGGTAATCTTAGTAACAACTGTTAATCTCAAAGGACGGTGTCATAACACAAAGGAGGAGG GTGTTAAAGGCTCTATGATGTTGGAAAG CAATATACCCAGCACtagggagaaagaaaacatcacaTTGGTCTCTGTGCGGtcaataaacacagacactg ACACAGATTCACCACAGATATCATCTGTCCACAGTACAATACTCGACAATGAAGAACAAGACCTCAGCAGAGATCTCCTCGGTGTCAGAACAGGACAATAA
- the ecscr gene encoding endothelial cell-specific chemotaxis regulator isoform X5 yields the protein MELLFPVLVFCVCLSFISAVKATPPVLTPQQETRITSNTSVTEAPAALSVTPAQHRGYDTELSESLVTKEITNRSSPEDATQDTPTNLQSNSLTMLAFGVMSFILVLIVVMVILVTTVNLKGRCHNTKEEGVKGSMMLESNIPSTREKENITLVSVRSINTDTDTDSPQISSVHSTILDNEEQDLSRDLLGVRTGQ from the exons ATGGAACTCTTATTTCCTGTgcttgtcttctgtgtgtgtctttccttTATCTCAGCAG TGAAAGCAACTCCACCAGTTTTAACACCTCAGCAAGAAACAAGAATCACCAGCAACACCTCAGTGACTGAGGCCCCTGCAGCACTAAGCGTAactccagcacagcacagag GTTATGATACTGAACTTTCTGAAAGCCTCGTAACTAAAGAGATCACAAACAGAAGCTCACCAGAGGATGCTACACAAGACACACCCACAAATTTGCAAAGCAACAGTCTCACAATGTTAGCCTTTG GTGTGATGAGTTTCATTCTTGTTTTGATCGTTGTTATGGTAATCTTAGTAACAACTGTTAATCTCAAAGGACGGTGTCATAACACAAAGGAGGAGG GTGTTAAAGGCTCTATGATGTTGGAAAG CAATATACCCAGCACtagggagaaagaaaacatcacaTTGGTCTCTGTGCGGtcaataaacacagacactg ACACAGATTCACCACAGATATCATCTGTCCACAGTACAATACTCGACAATGAAGAACAAGACCTCAGCAGAGATCTCCTCGGTGTCAGAACAGGACAATAA
- the dnajc18 gene encoding dnaJ homolog subfamily C member 18 isoform X1: MPALETDKEESDRLIEKAKLCLRSGRKEKALQLLYEAQKIYPSTRARVLIDAIVKNGSAAAPETERTYTPPPGWRNMDEDSRGQRQQQQRHSAGEGSKGHGDDKSYTEEQRQGVLRIKRCKDFYEILGVPKDASDEDLKKAYRKLALRFHPDKNCAPGATDAFKAIGNAYAVLSNPEKRLQYDQCGEQGAAEPSSNSPDPPRHSRGHHRTFHRDFEADISPEELFNIFFGGRFPTGNIHVYTNRGASYSHFYQPRRRRVYERREEDVEDNRSQNTFTAVLQLLPVLVLILISVVTQLMATNPPYSLFYKPSMGLVVSRETQHMGIPYYVDKGFEKEYHGVALDELEKTIESEYIEHLQNSCWKEKQQKSDLANLGQLYRDERLKQKAETMKLEHCEKLHRLASHVRGN; encoded by the exons ATGCCAGCATTGGAAACGGATAAGGAGGAGTCCGACAGATTGATAGAGAAAGCAAAATTATGTCTGCGATCGGGTCGGAAGGAGAAAGCTTTGCAGCTGTTGTATGAGGCGCAGAAAATCTACCCCAGCACCCGAGCCAGAG TCCTCATTGACGCCATTGTGAAGAATGGGAGCGCAGCAGCCCCTGAAACGGAGCGGACATACACACCACCGCCTGGCTGGAGGAACATGGACGAGGACAGCCGTGGCcagcggcagcagcagcagcgtcACAGTGCTGGCGAGGGCAGCAAGGGGCACGGCGATGACAAGAGCTACACTGAAGAGCAGAGGCAGGGAGTGCTCAG GATAAAAAGATGTAAGGACTTCTATGAGATCCTGGGAGTACCGAAAGATGCCAGCGACGAGGACCTGAAGAAGGCTTATCGAAAGCTTGCGCTTCGGTTTCACCCAGACAAGAACTGTGCTCCTGGGGCCACTGATGCTTTTAAAG CCATTGGTAATGCCTACGCAGTGCTGAGTAACCCAGAGAAGAGGCTGCAGTATGATCAATGTGGAGAACAGGGAGCTGCAGAGCCAAGCAGTAATTCTCCAGACCCTCCACGGCACTCTCGCGGACATCACCGCACCTTCCACAGGGACTTTGAGGCTGACATCTCCCCGGAGGAGCTGTTCAACATATTCTTTGGGGGAAGGTTTCCAACAG GCAACATCCATGTGTATACCAACAGAGGAGCCTCATACTCACATTTCTACCAGCCACGGCGACGCCGTGTGTATGAGAGACGGGAAGAGGATGTAGAGGATAACCGGAGCCAG aATACATTCACAGCGGTCCTACAGCTTCTGCCCGTGTTGGTGCTCATCCTCATCTCTGTCGTAACCCAGCTGATGGCCACCAACCCCCCTTACAGCCTCTTCTATAAGCC GTCCATGGGACTGGTGGTGTCCAGGGAAACCCAGCACATGGGCATACCATACTATGTGGATAAGGGATTTGAGAAGGAGTATCACGGGGTAGCCCTGGATGAGCTGGAGAAGACCATCGAGAGTGAGTACATAGAGCATCTCCAGAACAGCTGCTGGAAGGAGAAACAACAGA agtCAGACCTGGCTAACCTGGGACAGCTGTATCGAGACGAGAGGCTGAAGCAGAAGGCCGAGACCATGAAGCTGGAACACTGCGAGAAGCTGCACCGCTTAGCGAGCCACGTAAGGGGCAACTGA
- the dnajc18 gene encoding dnaJ homolog subfamily C member 18 isoform X2 encodes MPALETDKEESDRLIEKAKLCLRSGRKEKALQLLYEAQKIYPSTRARVLIDAIVKNGSAAAPETERTYTPPPGWRNMDEDSRGQRQQQQRHSAGEGSKGHGDDKSYTEEQRQGVLRIKRCKDFYEILGVPKDASDEDLKKAYRKLALRFHPDKNCAPGATDAFKAIGNAYAVLSNPEKRLQYDQCGEQGAAEPSSNSPDPPRHSRGHHRTFHRDFEADISPEELFNIFFGGRFPTGNIHVYTNRGASYSHFYQPRRRRVYERREEDVEDNRSQNTFTAVLQLLPVLVLILISVVTQLMATNPPYSLFYKPSMGLVVSRETQHMGIPYYVDKGFEKEYHGVALDELEKTIEKSDLANLGQLYRDERLKQKAETMKLEHCEKLHRLASHVRGN; translated from the exons ATGCCAGCATTGGAAACGGATAAGGAGGAGTCCGACAGATTGATAGAGAAAGCAAAATTATGTCTGCGATCGGGTCGGAAGGAGAAAGCTTTGCAGCTGTTGTATGAGGCGCAGAAAATCTACCCCAGCACCCGAGCCAGAG TCCTCATTGACGCCATTGTGAAGAATGGGAGCGCAGCAGCCCCTGAAACGGAGCGGACATACACACCACCGCCTGGCTGGAGGAACATGGACGAGGACAGCCGTGGCcagcggcagcagcagcagcgtcACAGTGCTGGCGAGGGCAGCAAGGGGCACGGCGATGACAAGAGCTACACTGAAGAGCAGAGGCAGGGAGTGCTCAG GATAAAAAGATGTAAGGACTTCTATGAGATCCTGGGAGTACCGAAAGATGCCAGCGACGAGGACCTGAAGAAGGCTTATCGAAAGCTTGCGCTTCGGTTTCACCCAGACAAGAACTGTGCTCCTGGGGCCACTGATGCTTTTAAAG CCATTGGTAATGCCTACGCAGTGCTGAGTAACCCAGAGAAGAGGCTGCAGTATGATCAATGTGGAGAACAGGGAGCTGCAGAGCCAAGCAGTAATTCTCCAGACCCTCCACGGCACTCTCGCGGACATCACCGCACCTTCCACAGGGACTTTGAGGCTGACATCTCCCCGGAGGAGCTGTTCAACATATTCTTTGGGGGAAGGTTTCCAACAG GCAACATCCATGTGTATACCAACAGAGGAGCCTCATACTCACATTTCTACCAGCCACGGCGACGCCGTGTGTATGAGAGACGGGAAGAGGATGTAGAGGATAACCGGAGCCAG aATACATTCACAGCGGTCCTACAGCTTCTGCCCGTGTTGGTGCTCATCCTCATCTCTGTCGTAACCCAGCTGATGGCCACCAACCCCCCTTACAGCCTCTTCTATAAGCC GTCCATGGGACTGGTGGTGTCCAGGGAAACCCAGCACATGGGCATACCATACTATGTGGATAAGGGATTTGAGAAGGAGTATCACGGGGTAGCCCTGGATGAGCTGGAGAAGACCATCGAGA agtCAGACCTGGCTAACCTGGGACAGCTGTATCGAGACGAGAGGCTGAAGCAGAAGGCCGAGACCATGAAGCTGGAACACTGCGAGAAGCTGCACCGCTTAGCGAGCCACGTAAGGGGCAACTGA